The Armatimonadota bacterium genome has a segment encoding these proteins:
- a CDS encoding transposase — protein MPQAAVVVDPFHVLQDANRGVDEARRIEQELGKRKIPRWPLLKNQEELTPKQTQTLLAICHQYPTLAQWNWAKEQLRAFYRAPSPAHALLDRLLFFLQHAEDAELVRWGRTLRAWKAELLSDHQHRITSAYTEGVHTKIKLLKRLSYGFRNRHMYVRKMLLGLVPLAFLLRPPHLLT, from the coding sequence CTGCCTCAGGCCGCCGTGGTGGTCGACCCCTTCCACGTCCTCCAGGATGCCAACCGCGGGGTGGACGAGGCCCGAAGAATCGAGCAGGAGCTGGGCAAGCGCAAGATCCCCCGCTGGCCCCTGCTCAAAAACCAGGAGGAGCTGACCCCCAAGCAGACACAGACCCTCCTCGCCATCTGTCACCAGTACCCCACCCTGGCCCAGTGGAACTGGGCCAAAGAGCAGCTCCGCGCTTTCTACCGCGCCCCCAGCCCCGCCCACGCCCTCCTGGACCGCCTGCTCTTCTTCCTCCAGCACGCCGAGGACGCCGAACTGGTCCGCTGGGGCCGCACCCTCCGGGCCTGGAAAGCCGAGCTGCTCAGCGACCACCAGCACCGCATCACCAGCGCCTACACCGAGGGCGTCCACACCAAGATCAAGCTGCTCAAGCGCCTCAGCTACGGCTTCCGAAACCGCCACATGTATGTGCGAAAAATGCTCCTCGGCCTTGTTCCCTTGGCTTTCCTGCTCCGGCCACCACACTTATTGACCTAG
- a CDS encoding alcohol dehydrogenase catalytic domain-containing protein — translation MRQAYLEAPRRLVLREVPVPHPASGEVVVRLRVALTCGTDLKTYRQGHVRIPVPGPFGHEGAGEIAAVGEGVEGWGMGERVMWLPTAPCGTCPRCGEGRGNLCQRLFEPCRMALGVYADYVRLPADVVRHHLFAIPPTIPDPVAALLEPLACAVRGVRRLGIPDDVLVVGGGPMGALLTLVLKMQGAQHLTVLARRPRGAAYARELGAEVVEGSLEACMGELRTRRPEGFGAVVECTGKREVWERSVELARPGGCVLLFGGLARGTRVRFDAGRLHYDEITVTGSFHYTTEDARQAYGLLSRAAAELASLITHTRPLREVVSVFEELDRGMDALKVALLPDAA, via the coding sequence ATGCGGCAGGCCTACCTGGAAGCCCCGCGGCGGCTTGTACTGCGGGAAGTACCGGTGCCACATCCGGCTTCCGGGGAGGTCGTGGTGCGCCTCAGAGTAGCCCTCACCTGCGGCACGGATCTCAAAACCTACCGGCAGGGGCACGTACGGATCCCCGTACCGGGCCCCTTCGGACACGAGGGAGCGGGCGAGATCGCCGCAGTGGGGGAGGGTGTAGAGGGATGGGGGATGGGTGAGCGCGTGATGTGGCTCCCCACGGCTCCTTGTGGGACCTGTCCGCGCTGCGGGGAGGGACGCGGCAACCTCTGCCAACGGCTCTTCGAACCCTGCCGGATGGCCCTAGGGGTCTACGCGGACTACGTCCGTCTCCCCGCGGATGTGGTACGCCACCACCTCTTCGCCATCCCGCCCACGATTCCGGATCCCGTGGCCGCGCTCCTGGAGCCCCTCGCGTGCGCAGTCCGGGGAGTGCGCCGACTGGGAATCCCCGACGACGTCTTGGTGGTGGGAGGGGGCCCCATGGGAGCCCTCCTAACTTTGGTGCTGAAGATGCAGGGAGCTCAGCACCTTACGGTGCTCGCCCGTCGGCCGAGAGGCGCGGCCTACGCGCGGGAGCTGGGAGCTGAAGTGGTGGAGGGAAGTCTCGAGGCGTGCATGGGGGAACTCCGGACCCGACGGCCGGAGGGATTCGGGGCCGTGGTGGAATGTACGGGGAAGCGGGAGGTCTGGGAGAGGTCCGTGGAGCTGGCCCGGCCCGGTGGGTGCGTGCTCCTTTTCGGGGGACTCGCCCGGGGTACCCGGGTCCGCTTCGATGCCGGCCGCCTGCACTACGACGAGATCACGGTCACCGGCTCCTTCCACTACACCACGGAGGACGCCCGCCAGGCGTACGGGCTGTTGTCTCGGGCCGCGGCAGAACTGGCTTCCCTCATCACCCACACGCGGCCGCTCCGAGAAGTGGTCTCCGTCTTCGAGGAGCTGGACCGGGGAATGGATGCCCTGAAGGTGGCCCTCTTACCGGACGCCGCATGA
- a CDS encoding FAD-dependent oxidoreductase produces the protein MRERSPFYGICLCLVVGLFLTLPGRLAAQPRSLQVDLLVYGATPQGVTAAAAAALRGLRVLLAEPSEKVGGTFSQSWLNTLDLSRDREGRPLSGGLTVQFIQRLGSWDGVEVRRAEQVLRGMLSEASVVPRLGWRLVGVQVAHRRLETASFATPGGTVEVRATAFLDATDLATLAAVAGARFTVGREDTGLDRRQMAAGLIFRLAGLSWEKVGAAACPRRPCPTGNGRIGRLVWGFNDLAARYVPSDPGRFALRGLELALQDDGTVLVKGLQVFGVDATDAESLREAYLQAQAEGRRVVHFLRRTAPDLFGPAELVGVAPSLYIRESRHLVGLYRLRADDVLYGRNFPDALSLGGYPMDGQSYIAGEPPYLPGVPAPYGVPLRCLVPDGFTNLLVVSPAASFDSVAAFSARVVPLQMSLGEAAGIAVALARSMGRPLTVFLEDSQALRTLRRALLAAGIRLSAPRPPLPEDVLDPGYPEAVELLRRGLFNGSYRLRGGLHLQRSMSLREWMENLEHFLRARGTSTALETVLAVRSASYAILGYPLSVSSALSLLRALGLPGSVSTTSPYLTRGQGAILLWSAIRTSLPPVATQEPVRPPECREVLGMQVCVGVSEGRR, from the coding sequence GTGCGGGAACGCAGCCCTTTCTACGGGATCTGCCTCTGCTTGGTGGTGGGACTTTTCCTGACCCTTCCAGGCCGTCTTGCCGCCCAACCCCGCTCCCTCCAGGTGGACCTTCTCGTGTACGGGGCCACGCCCCAAGGCGTGACCGCGGCGGCCGCCGCGGCCTTGCGGGGCCTTCGGGTGCTGCTTGCGGAACCCTCCGAGAAGGTCGGGGGTACGTTCTCCCAAAGCTGGCTCAACACCCTGGATCTAAGCCGGGACCGTGAGGGGAGACCCCTGTCGGGCGGGCTCACCGTGCAGTTCATCCAGAGGTTGGGCAGCTGGGACGGGGTGGAGGTGCGCCGGGCGGAGCAGGTGCTCAGGGGGATGCTCTCCGAGGCCTCCGTGGTTCCCCGCCTGGGGTGGCGACTGGTAGGCGTTCAGGTGGCCCACCGCCGCCTGGAGACGGCTTCCTTCGCGACGCCAGGAGGGACGGTGGAGGTTCGGGCCACCGCGTTTCTGGACGCCACGGACCTCGCCACCCTCGCGGCGGTGGCCGGCGCCCGGTTTACGGTGGGCCGGGAGGATACGGGATTGGATCGCCGTCAGATGGCAGCAGGGCTGATCTTCCGACTCGCGGGCCTCTCCTGGGAGAAGGTAGGGGCTGCGGCCTGCCCGCGTCGCCCGTGCCCCACGGGAAACGGCCGGATCGGGAGGCTGGTGTGGGGGTTCAACGACCTCGCGGCCCGGTATGTTCCCAGTGATCCCGGGCGGTTTGCTCTTCGGGGCCTGGAGCTGGCTCTCCAGGACGATGGCACGGTCCTGGTGAAGGGGCTGCAGGTGTTCGGGGTGGACGCCACCGACGCGGAGAGCCTCCGGGAGGCCTATCTCCAGGCCCAGGCGGAGGGGAGGAGGGTGGTGCACTTCCTCCGGCGTACGGCCCCCGACCTCTTCGGCCCCGCGGAGCTCGTGGGCGTGGCACCCTCCCTCTACATTCGGGAGAGCCGGCATCTCGTGGGCCTCTATCGTCTGCGGGCGGATGACGTCCTCTACGGCCGCAACTTCCCGGATGCCCTCTCCCTGGGCGGATATCCTATGGACGGCCAGAGCTACATCGCGGGAGAACCCCCTTATCTCCCCGGCGTTCCCGCCCCTTACGGGGTTCCCCTCCGGTGCCTTGTGCCGGACGGGTTCACCAACCTCCTGGTGGTCTCCCCCGCGGCCTCTTTTGATTCCGTGGCCGCCTTTTCCGCCCGGGTTGTGCCCTTACAGATGAGCCTGGGAGAAGCCGCGGGGATCGCGGTGGCCCTGGCCCGGTCCATGGGGCGTCCTCTCACGGTCTTCCTGGAGGATTCCCAGGCGCTGCGGACCCTCCGACGAGCCCTTCTCGCAGCGGGCATCCGCCTCAGCGCTCCCAGGCCCCCTCTCCCCGAGGACGTGCTGGATCCCGGGTACCCGGAGGCGGTAGAACTGCTCCGGCGAGGACTTTTCAACGGCTCCTACCGGCTGCGGGGAGGACTCCATCTGCAGCGCAGCATGTCCCTGCGGGAGTGGATGGAGAACCTGGAGCACTTCCTCCGGGCCCGCGGGACTTCCACCGCCCTGGAGACAGTACTGGCGGTGCGCTCGGCATCTTATGCCATCCTGGGATATCCCCTCTCCGTCTCGTCCGCGCTCTCCCTCCTGCGGGCCCTGGGACTTCCGGGGAGCGTATCCACGACCAGTCCCTACCTGACCCGGGGGCAGGGTGCCATCCTGCTGTGGAGCGCGATCCGCACCTCCCTGCCTCCTGTCGCAACTCAGGAGCCGGTCCGACCGCCCGAGTGCCGGGAAGTCCTCGGGATGCAGGTGTGCGTAGGGGTTTCGGAGGGACGGCGATAG